TCGCCGCCCCGGTCGACGGGCTGGACGCGCGCCTCGATCTGGTCGCGATCTCGGCCCTGCCCGTCGATCAGGCCGTCGCCGCCGGCCGGGCGGGCGATCAGGCCGGCGGGTAGTTCGACGGGAACAGGGCGCGCAGGGCTTCCTCGTCACGCGTGGTCTTGAACGCGATGTCGCGGCCGACGGCGCGGGCACGGGCAGCGGCCGGGCGGGCATCGATGACCTTGAACCAGCGGTCCAGATTGGGGAAGCCGGCCAGCGGCGGCTCGGCGCCCTTCAGCACCCGCGAGGCCCGCTCCAGCCAGCCCCAGGCCGAGATATCGGCGATGGTGTAGTCGTCGCCGACGATGTAGTCGCGGCCAGCCATATGGTCATCCAGCACCTGATAATGGCGCTCGGCCTCGCGCCGATAGCGGTTGACCGCATAGTCGAGCCCGGCGGGGGCGGCATGCTGGAAGTGCACCGCCTGGCCCGAATAGGGGCCGAGTCCCGAGGCGATGAACATCAGCCATGACAGCAGTTCGGGGCGGTCCTGCGGATCACCGGTGAAGCGGCCGGCCTTCTCGGCCAGATAGAGCAGGATGGCGGTGGAATCGAACACCCGCGCCTCGCGGCCGCCGGGGCCGTCAGTATCGACGATCGCCGGCACCTTGCCATTGGGATTGATCGCCCGGAAGGCCGGGTCGTGCTGTTCACCCTTGCTGGTATCCACCGGCACCACCTCATAGGCAAGGCCGGTTTCCTCCAGCAGCAACGCCACCTTGGCAGGGTTGGGGGTCGGGTGGAAATAGAAGCGGATCATCAGGATGCCTCGTGTCAGTGTCGGGGAGACGGGGTGGAGGACATGGCGGGAGATGGCGATCGCGATGCCAGCAGCACGCCGGCGACGATCACCAGCACCGCCACGATTTC
The nucleotide sequence above comes from Tistrella bauzanensis. Encoded proteins:
- a CDS encoding glutathione S-transferase family protein; the encoded protein is MIRFYFHPTPNPAKVALLLEETGLAYEVVPVDTSKGEQHDPAFRAINPNGKVPAIVDTDGPGGREARVFDSTAILLYLAEKAGRFTGDPQDRPELLSWLMFIASGLGPYSGQAVHFQHAAPAGLDYAVNRYRREAERHYQVLDDHMAGRDYIVGDDYTIADISAWGWLERASRVLKGAEPPLAGFPNLDRWFKVIDARPAAARARAVGRDIAFKTTRDEEALRALFPSNYPPA